Proteins from one Nitrososphaerota archaeon genomic window:
- a CDS encoding DUF3883 domain-containing protein: protein MLSKEIKERRKRIELAPVIEHYDIISYGNNENDIRYIEVKTHKRLLNANFIELSKYEYDFGKEKKDKYWIYLVLYINGNPKIVRIQNPIEKLN, encoded by the coding sequence TTGCTATCAAAAGAGATAAAAGAGAGAAGAAAAAGAATAGAATTAGCTCCTGTTATTGAACATTATGATATTATAAGTTATGGAAATAATGAAAATGATATAAGATACATAGAAGTAAAAACACATAAAAGATTATTAAATGCTAATTTTATTGAATTATCAAAGTATGAATATGATTTTGGAAAAGAAAAGAAAGATAAATATTGGATATATTTGGTTCTCTATATTAATGGAAATCCAAAAATTGTAAGAATTCAAAATCCTATTGAAAAATTAAATTGA